From Camelina sativa cultivar DH55 chromosome 20, Cs, whole genome shotgun sequence, the proteins below share one genomic window:
- the LOC104771162 gene encoding protein EFR3 homolog B-like isoform X2: MGFISRNVFPACESMCICCPALRSRSRQPVKRYKKLLGEIFPKSPDGAPNERKIVKLCEYAAKNPIRIPKIAKFLEERCYKDLRSEQMKFINIVTEAYNKMLCHCKDQMAYFATSLLNVVTELLENSKLDTPTILGCQTLTRFIYSQVDGTYTHSIEKFALKVCALAREEGDEHQKLCLRASGLQCLSAMVWFMGEFSHIFAAVDEIVHATLDNYEANMIVQTNEDREEQNCNWVNEVIRCEGRGTAVCNSPSYMIVRPRTARKDPTLLTKEETEMPKVWAQICLQRMVDLAKESTTLRQILDPMFSYFNSRRQWTPPNGLAMIVLSDAVYLMETSGSQQLVLSTVVRHLDNKHVANDPELKAYIIQVAGCLAKLIRTSSYLRDISFVNDLCRHLRKSFQATARSIGDEELNLNVMLQNSIEDCLREIAKGIVNTQHLFDMMAVSVEGLPSSGIVSRAAVGSLLILAHAMSSALSPSMRSQQVFPDGLLDALLKAMLHPNVETRVGAHEIFSVILLQSSGQSQAGLASVRASGYLNELRNWRSDTTSAFTSITARLDKLRKEKDGAKIEKNGYNNNTHEDLKNYKSSPNFHKLNSIIDRTAGFINLADMLPSMMKFTEDQIGQLLSAFWIQSTLPDILPSNIEAIAHSISLMLLSLRLKNPDDGLVVRAFQLLFSLRNLSLELNNGSLPTVCKRLILALSTSTLMFAAKIYQIPHICEMLKTQVPGDVDPYLFIGDDLQLHVRTQANMKDFGSSGDSQMATSMLFEIRSKVELSNTIITDIVAKNLHKISKLEEADVKMQLLESFTPDDAFMFGSRPNVEPQPNQSVSKESLSFDEDIPAGSMAEDEVTSELSVRFPPRGSPSPSIPQVISIGQLMESALEVAGQVVVSSVSTSPLPYDTMTNRCETFGTGTRQKLSRWLATENRQMNGLYRNSPEESYALEKVVEDGNIYGRESGVLQDSWSMMRLPPASPFDNFLKAAGAGR, from the exons ATGGGGTTTATCTCTAGGAATGTTTTTCCGGCGTGTGAGAGTATGTGTATTTGCTGTCCAGCTCTCAGGTCGAGATCTCGTCAGCCCGTCAAGCGTTACAAGAAATTGCTTGGTGAGATCTTCCCTAAATCCCCT GATGGTGCACCAAATGAGAGGAAGATTGTCAAATTGTGCGAGTATGCTGCCAAGAACCCGATCCGTATCCCTAAG ATCGCCAAGTTTCTTGAAGAGAGGTGTTACAAGGACCTTCGATCTGAACAGATGAAGTTCATTAATATTGTTACCGAGGCTTACAACAAAATGCTTTGCCATTGCAAGGATCAGAT GGCTTATTTTGCTACAAGTTTGCTGAATGTGGTTACGGAACTACTTGAAAATTCAAAGCTGGACACACCGACCATTCTTGGATGCCAAACATTGACGAGGTTCATTTACAGTCAG GTTGATGGAACTTATACTCACAGCATTGAAAAATTTGCACTCAAAGTTTGTGCATTGGCTCGTGAAGAAGGTGACGAACATCAAAAGCTGTGTCTAAGAGCATCTGGCCTGCAATGCCTTTCAGCGATG GTTTGGTTTATGGGAGAGTTTTCGCATATATTTGCTGCTGTTGATGAGATTGTACATGCCACTCTTGATAATTACGAGGCAAACATGATTGTTCAGACCAACGAAGACAGAGAAGAGCAAAATTGTAACTGGGTAAATGAAGTGATTAGATGTGAAGGCCGAGGGACAGCAGTTTGTAATAGCCCTAGCTACATGATTGTCAgaccaagaacagcaagaaaaGATCCGACTCTGTTGACCAA agAAGAGACTGAGATGCCCAAAGTTTGGGCACAGATATGTCTTCAGAGGATGGTTGACCTGGCTAAAGAAAGCACAACTCTGCGGCAAATCTTGGATCCTATGTTCAGCTATTTCAATTCTAGACGCCAATGGACTCCCCCAAATGGGCTGGCCATGATAGTTCTCTCTGATGCAGTATACTTGATGGAAACCTCTG ggAGTCAGCAATTGGTGTTGTCGACTGTTGTACGCCATCTTGACAATAAGCATGTTGCCAATGACCCTGAGCTCAAGGCTTATATCATACAAGTTGCTGGTTGTCTAGCAAAGCTGATCAGGACTAGCTCGTATCTTAGGGACATAAGTTTTGTTAATGACTTGTGTCGGCACCTGAGGAAAAGCTTTCAGGCAACAGCTAGATCAATTGGAGATGAGGAACTCAACTTGAACGTGATGCTTCAAAATTCTATTGAAGATTGTCTGCGGGAGATAGCCAAAGGAATTGTTAATACACAGCACCTATTCGATATGATGGCTGTTTCAGTCGAGGGACTTCCTTCTTCAGGAATTGTTTCACGCGCAGCGGTTGGATCGCTGTTGATACTTGCTCATGCAATGTCTTCAGCATTATCTCCATCTATGCGTTCACAACAG GTTTTCCCAGATGGACTTCTTGATGCGCTTCTAAAAGCAATGCTGCATCCAAATGTCGAAACCCGTGTAGGAGCGCATGAAATATTTTCAGTAATACTGTTGCAAAGTTCTGGTCAATCTCAGGCTGGACTTGCATCAGTGAGAGCTTCTGGCTATCTTAATGAATTAAGAAACTGGAGGAGTGATACAACATCTGCCTTCACATCTATTACTGCTCGATTAGACAAGCTCAGGAAGGAGAAGGATGGTGCCAAGATTGAGAAGAAcggttataataataatactcacgAAGATCTTAAGAACTACAAATCGTCCCCAAACTTTCACAAGTTGAATTCCATAATCGATAGGACTGCTGGTTTTATTAATCTAGCTGATATG TTACCTTCAATGATGAAGTTTACAGAGGATCAAATCGGGCAATTGTTATCTGCATTTTGGATACAATCGACTCTTCCTGATATCTTACCTTCCAACATTGAAGCTATTGCTCATTCTATCAGCTTGATGCTTCTTTCCTTGCGATTGAAG AATCCTGATGACGGGCTTGTTGTTCGAGCCTTCCAGCTGCTCTTCTCATTGAGGAATCTTTCTTTGGAGCTTAATAACG GTTCATTACCCACAGTTTGCAAGCGGTTGATCCTTGCTTTATCCACAAGTACGCTGATGTTCGCTGCCAAAATATATCAGATCCCTCATATTTGTGAAATGCTGAAGACTCAAGTTCCTGGTGAT GTGGATCCCTATCTATTCATTGGCGATGACTTACAACTTCACGTAAGAACACAGGCAAATATGAAAGATTTTGGGTCCTCAGGTGATAGCCAGATGGCTACTTCAATGCTGTTTGAGATTCGAAGCAAAGTAGAGCTGTCCAACACTATTATAACCGATATCGTCGCAAAAAATCTACATAAGATTTCTAAG CTCGAGGAAGCTGATGTGAAGATGCAACTCTTGGAGTCATTCACACCTGATGATGCCTTTATGTTTGGATCACGACCAAATGTTGAACCTCAACCAAACCAAAGTGTCTCTAAGGAATCGCTATCCTTCGATGAG GACATACCTGCAGGTTCAATGGCTGAGGACGAAGTGACGAGTGAACTCTCTGTGCGTTTTCCTCCAAGAGGATCTCCTTCACCATCTATTCCTCAAGTTATCAGCATTGGCCAGCTTATGGAATCT GCGCTTGAGGTGGCTGGTCAAGTAGTTGTGTCATCTGTCTCTACTTCACCGCTTCCTTATGACACAATGACTAACCGCTGTGAAACATTTGGGACTGGTACTAGACAGAAGCTCTCAAGGTGGTTGGCTACTGAGAACCGCCAGATGAATGGTCTCTACAGAAACTCACCAGAGGAATCATATGCACTTGAGAAG GTAGTAGAAGATGGGAACATCTATGGAAGAGAATCTGGAGTGTTGCAGGATTCATGGTCCATGATGAGACTACCTCCAGCTAGTCCCTTTGACAATTTCCTCAAAGCAGCAGGAGCTGGAAGATGA
- the LOC104771164 gene encoding LOW QUALITY PROTEIN: lon protease homolog 1, mitochondrial-like (The sequence of the model RefSeq protein was modified relative to this genomic sequence to represent the inferred CDS: deleted 1 base in 1 codon), with protein MKGFDSNLRLQASSSSSPQFSNGFLPKRQNSINLNLRNCYHRSFSPTMLKLFTSSASRVHHLTPAIRVGSSSPVESPLFKALSQLTGWNRRSASLGQRVFFCSEPTDGEAAAEAEAKAVESDSEGSDSKSSSAIVPTNPRPEDCLTVLALPVPHRPLFPGFYMPIYVKDPKVLAALQESRRRQAPYAGAFLLKDDPSADSSSSTDAEKNINELKGKELLNRLHEVGTLAQISSIQGDQVILVGHRRLRITEMVSEEPLTVKVDHLKDNPFDMDDDVIKATSFEVISTLRDVLKTSSLWRDHVQTYTQHIGDFTYPRLADFGAAICGANRHQAQEVLEELDVHKRLRLTLELMKKEMEISKIQETIAKAIEEKISGEQRRYLLNEQLKAIKKELGVETDDKSALSAKFKERIEPNKEKIPAHVLQVIEEELTKLQLLEASSSEFNVTRNYLDWLTILPWGNYSDENFDVVRAQKILDEDHYGLSDVKERILEFIAVGRLRGTSQGKIICLSGPPGVGKTSIGRSIARALNRKFFRFSVGGLADVAEIKGHRRTYVGAMPGKMVQCLKSVGTSNPLVLIDEIDKLGKGHAGDPASALLELLDPEQNANFLDHYLDVTIDLSKVLFVCTANVIDMIPNPLLDRMEVISIAGYITDEKVHIARDYLEKTARGDCGVKPEQVEVSDAALLSLIENYCREAGVRNLQKQIEKIYRKIALKLVRAGAVAEVPAVASDPEEAEIVSEVGVESPENHTDKENPVSSDSSLEESNEEAQTEKMAIEKVMIDESNLADYVGKPVFHAEKLYEQTPVGVVMGLAWTSMGGSTLYIETTVVEDGEGKGGLNITGQLGDVMKESAQIAHTVARKIMLEKEPENQFFANSKLHLHVPAGATPKDGPSAGCTMITSLLSLATKKPVRKDLAMTGEVTLTGRILPIGGVKEKTIAARRSEIKTIIFPEANRRDFDELAENVKEGLEVHFVDDYGKIFKLAFGYDKQED; from the exons ATGAAGGGCTTTGATAGTAATCTTCGTCTacaggcttcttcttcttcttctccacaatTCTCCAATGGTTTCTTGCCTAAAAGGCAAAACTCTATAAACCTCAATCTCAGAAATTGCTATCACAGATCTTTCTCTCCCACCATGTTAAAGCTCTTCACTTCTTCCGCTTCTCGAGTCCATCATTTGACTCCGGCAATTAGGGTCGGGTCTAGTAGCCCTGTGGAGTCACCATTGTTCAAAGCGTTGAGTCAGCTTACTGGGTGGAATCGGCGATCTGCTTCTTTAGGTCAACGTGTTTTCTTCTGCTCCGAGCCTACCGATGGAGAGGCGGCGGCTGAGGCTGAAGCTAAGGCGGTCGAGTCCGATTCTGAAGGTTCTGACTCAAAATCGTCGTCTGCGATTGTGCCCACTAACCCTAGGCCAGAGGATTGTTTAACG GTTCTAGCATTGCCGGTGCCGCATAGGCCTCTTTTTCCTGGTTTTTACATGCCAATCTATGTCAAG GATCCTAAAGTACTCGCAGCCTTACAGGAGAGCAGAAGACGACAAGCTCCATATGCAGGAGCTTTCCTTCTGAAGGATGACCCATCAGCTGATTCATCTTCAAGCACtgatgcagaaaaaaatataaatgagcTAAAAGGGAAAGAGTTACTTAACAGGCTTCACGAAGTTGGCACACTTGCTCAG ATTTCAAGTATCCAAGGTGACCAAGTTATCCTTGTTGGTCATAGGCGACTTCGCATAACAGAGATG GTGAGTGAGGAACCACTTACCGTCAAAGTCGATCATCTTAAG GATAACCCATTTGACATGGACGATGATGTCATCAAGGCAACATCCTTTGAAGTTATTTCAACGCTTAGGGATGTACTAAAGACAAGTTCACTATGGAGAGATCACGTTCAGACATATACCCAG CATATAGGTGATTTCACGTATCCACGATTAGCCGATTTTGGAGCTGCGATATGTGGTGCAAATAGGCATCAAGCTCAAGAAGTTCTTGAAGAACTGGAT GTTCACAAACGTCTGCGGTTGACGCTGGAATtgatgaaaaaagaaatggaaattaGCAAGATTCAG GAAACCATAGCAAAAGCAATTGAAGAAAAGATTAGCGGTGAGCAACGCCGGTACTTACTAAATGAGCAGCTCAAGGCTATAAAGAAG GAGCTTGGTGTGGAGACCGATGATAAATCTGCACTTTCTG CAAAGTTTAAGGAAAGGATTGAGCCTAACAAGGAAAAAATTCCAGCGCATGTATTACAAGTCATAGAAGAAGAGCTTACAAAACTGCAGCTGTTAGAGGCCAGTTCAAGCGAGTTTAACGTGACCCGTAACTACCTAGATTGGTTGACCATATTACCATGGGGAAATTACAG TGATGAAAATTTTGATGTGGTGCGGGCACAAAAAATTCTGGACGAGGATCACTATGGCTTATCTGACGTAAAGGAAAGAATACTGGAATTTATTGCGGTTGGAAGACTTAGAGGCACTTCACAAG GGAAAATCATCTGCCTCTCCGGCCCTCCTGGAGTAGGTAAAACTAGTATTGGCCGTTCTATCGCACGCGCTCTTAATCGCAAGTTTTTCCGGTTCTCTGTTGGAGGGTTAGCAGATGTCGCTGAGATCAAG GGGCATCGTCGAACATATGTTGGCGCCATGCCTGGAAAGATGGTGCAATGTCTAAAGAGTGTAGGGACATCAAATCCTCTTGTTCTAATCGATGAGATTGATAAG CTTGGGAAAGGCCATGCTGGTGACCCAGCCAGTGCTTTGTTGGAGCTTCTGGATCCAGAGCAAAATGCAAATTTTTTGGACCACTATCTCGACGTTACTATTGACCTATCAAAG GTTTTATTTGTGTGCACAGCA AATGTGATAGACATGATTCCAAATCCTCTGCTAGACAGAATGGAGGTGATTTCTATTGCTGGGTATATTACTGATGAGAAAGTTCATATCGCAAGAGACTATTTGGAAAAAACTGCACGTGGAGATTGTGGCGTCAAACCTGAACAG GTTGAGGTGAGTGATGCAGCTCTTCTTTCCTTGATAGAAAATTACTGCAGAGAAGCAGGTGTTAGGAATCTCCAGAAACAGATCGAGAAGATTTACCGTAAG attGCTCTTAAATTAGTGCGTGCAGGAGCAGTCGCCGAAGTGCCTGCAGTTGCAAGTGATCCCGAAGAAGCTGAAATTGTGTCCGAAGTCGGCGTAGAATCCCCAGAGAACCATACTGATAAAGAAAACCCTGTGTCCTCTGATTCGTCATTGGAAGAATCAAATGAAGAGGCTCAAACCGAGAAGATGGCGATTGAAAAGGTAATGATTGATGAATCAAACCTTGCGGATTATGTAGGAAAACCGGTATTCCATGCAGAGAAGCTATATGAGCAGACACCGGTAGGTGTTGTGATGGGTCTAGCTTGGACATCAATGGGTGGTTCAACATTGTACATAGAGACAACTGTTGTGGAGGACGGGGAAGGTAAAGGTGGCCTGAATATAACGGGTCAGCTCGGTGATGTGATGAAAGAAAGCGCACAAATTGCTCACACAGTCGCTAGAAAGATAATGCTAGAGAAAGAACCAGAGAATCAGTTCTTTGCAAACTCCAAGCTTCATCTCCATGTCCCTGCAGGAGCCACCCCCAAGGACGGTCCAAGTGCAGGCTGCACCATGATCACATCTTTATTATCACTTGCCACGAAGAAACCAGTTAGAAAGGATCTTGCAATGACCGGAGAAGTTACACTAACTGGAAGAATTCTTCCTATTGGTGGG GTGAAGGAGAAAACTATTGCGGCTAGGCGGAGTGagattaaaacaataatatttccGGAGGCAAACCGAAGAGACTTTGATGAGCTGGCGGAGAATGTGAAAGAAGGGCTTGAAGTTCACTTTGTGGATGATTATGGAAAGATCTTTAAGCTCGCCTTTGGCTATGACAAACAAGAAGACTGA
- the LOC104771162 gene encoding protein EFR3 homolog B-like isoform X1, with product MGFISRNVFPACESMCICCPALRSRSRQPVKRYKKLLGEIFPKSPVSDGAPNERKIVKLCEYAAKNPIRIPKIAKFLEERCYKDLRSEQMKFINIVTEAYNKMLCHCKDQMAYFATSLLNVVTELLENSKLDTPTILGCQTLTRFIYSQVDGTYTHSIEKFALKVCALAREEGDEHQKLCLRASGLQCLSAMVWFMGEFSHIFAAVDEIVHATLDNYEANMIVQTNEDREEQNCNWVNEVIRCEGRGTAVCNSPSYMIVRPRTARKDPTLLTKEETEMPKVWAQICLQRMVDLAKESTTLRQILDPMFSYFNSRRQWTPPNGLAMIVLSDAVYLMETSGSQQLVLSTVVRHLDNKHVANDPELKAYIIQVAGCLAKLIRTSSYLRDISFVNDLCRHLRKSFQATARSIGDEELNLNVMLQNSIEDCLREIAKGIVNTQHLFDMMAVSVEGLPSSGIVSRAAVGSLLILAHAMSSALSPSMRSQQVFPDGLLDALLKAMLHPNVETRVGAHEIFSVILLQSSGQSQAGLASVRASGYLNELRNWRSDTTSAFTSITARLDKLRKEKDGAKIEKNGYNNNTHEDLKNYKSSPNFHKLNSIIDRTAGFINLADMLPSMMKFTEDQIGQLLSAFWIQSTLPDILPSNIEAIAHSISLMLLSLRLKNPDDGLVVRAFQLLFSLRNLSLELNNGSLPTVCKRLILALSTSTLMFAAKIYQIPHICEMLKTQVPGDVDPYLFIGDDLQLHVRTQANMKDFGSSGDSQMATSMLFEIRSKVELSNTIITDIVAKNLHKISKLEEADVKMQLLESFTPDDAFMFGSRPNVEPQPNQSVSKESLSFDEDIPAGSMAEDEVTSELSVRFPPRGSPSPSIPQVISIGQLMESALEVAGQVVVSSVSTSPLPYDTMTNRCETFGTGTRQKLSRWLATENRQMNGLYRNSPEESYALEKVVEDGNIYGRESGVLQDSWSMMRLPPASPFDNFLKAAGAGR from the exons ATGGGGTTTATCTCTAGGAATGTTTTTCCGGCGTGTGAGAGTATGTGTATTTGCTGTCCAGCTCTCAGGTCGAGATCTCGTCAGCCCGTCAAGCGTTACAAGAAATTGCTTGGTGAGATCTTCCCTAAATCCCCTGTAAGT GATGGTGCACCAAATGAGAGGAAGATTGTCAAATTGTGCGAGTATGCTGCCAAGAACCCGATCCGTATCCCTAAG ATCGCCAAGTTTCTTGAAGAGAGGTGTTACAAGGACCTTCGATCTGAACAGATGAAGTTCATTAATATTGTTACCGAGGCTTACAACAAAATGCTTTGCCATTGCAAGGATCAGAT GGCTTATTTTGCTACAAGTTTGCTGAATGTGGTTACGGAACTACTTGAAAATTCAAAGCTGGACACACCGACCATTCTTGGATGCCAAACATTGACGAGGTTCATTTACAGTCAG GTTGATGGAACTTATACTCACAGCATTGAAAAATTTGCACTCAAAGTTTGTGCATTGGCTCGTGAAGAAGGTGACGAACATCAAAAGCTGTGTCTAAGAGCATCTGGCCTGCAATGCCTTTCAGCGATG GTTTGGTTTATGGGAGAGTTTTCGCATATATTTGCTGCTGTTGATGAGATTGTACATGCCACTCTTGATAATTACGAGGCAAACATGATTGTTCAGACCAACGAAGACAGAGAAGAGCAAAATTGTAACTGGGTAAATGAAGTGATTAGATGTGAAGGCCGAGGGACAGCAGTTTGTAATAGCCCTAGCTACATGATTGTCAgaccaagaacagcaagaaaaGATCCGACTCTGTTGACCAA agAAGAGACTGAGATGCCCAAAGTTTGGGCACAGATATGTCTTCAGAGGATGGTTGACCTGGCTAAAGAAAGCACAACTCTGCGGCAAATCTTGGATCCTATGTTCAGCTATTTCAATTCTAGACGCCAATGGACTCCCCCAAATGGGCTGGCCATGATAGTTCTCTCTGATGCAGTATACTTGATGGAAACCTCTG ggAGTCAGCAATTGGTGTTGTCGACTGTTGTACGCCATCTTGACAATAAGCATGTTGCCAATGACCCTGAGCTCAAGGCTTATATCATACAAGTTGCTGGTTGTCTAGCAAAGCTGATCAGGACTAGCTCGTATCTTAGGGACATAAGTTTTGTTAATGACTTGTGTCGGCACCTGAGGAAAAGCTTTCAGGCAACAGCTAGATCAATTGGAGATGAGGAACTCAACTTGAACGTGATGCTTCAAAATTCTATTGAAGATTGTCTGCGGGAGATAGCCAAAGGAATTGTTAATACACAGCACCTATTCGATATGATGGCTGTTTCAGTCGAGGGACTTCCTTCTTCAGGAATTGTTTCACGCGCAGCGGTTGGATCGCTGTTGATACTTGCTCATGCAATGTCTTCAGCATTATCTCCATCTATGCGTTCACAACAG GTTTTCCCAGATGGACTTCTTGATGCGCTTCTAAAAGCAATGCTGCATCCAAATGTCGAAACCCGTGTAGGAGCGCATGAAATATTTTCAGTAATACTGTTGCAAAGTTCTGGTCAATCTCAGGCTGGACTTGCATCAGTGAGAGCTTCTGGCTATCTTAATGAATTAAGAAACTGGAGGAGTGATACAACATCTGCCTTCACATCTATTACTGCTCGATTAGACAAGCTCAGGAAGGAGAAGGATGGTGCCAAGATTGAGAAGAAcggttataataataatactcacgAAGATCTTAAGAACTACAAATCGTCCCCAAACTTTCACAAGTTGAATTCCATAATCGATAGGACTGCTGGTTTTATTAATCTAGCTGATATG TTACCTTCAATGATGAAGTTTACAGAGGATCAAATCGGGCAATTGTTATCTGCATTTTGGATACAATCGACTCTTCCTGATATCTTACCTTCCAACATTGAAGCTATTGCTCATTCTATCAGCTTGATGCTTCTTTCCTTGCGATTGAAG AATCCTGATGACGGGCTTGTTGTTCGAGCCTTCCAGCTGCTCTTCTCATTGAGGAATCTTTCTTTGGAGCTTAATAACG GTTCATTACCCACAGTTTGCAAGCGGTTGATCCTTGCTTTATCCACAAGTACGCTGATGTTCGCTGCCAAAATATATCAGATCCCTCATATTTGTGAAATGCTGAAGACTCAAGTTCCTGGTGAT GTGGATCCCTATCTATTCATTGGCGATGACTTACAACTTCACGTAAGAACACAGGCAAATATGAAAGATTTTGGGTCCTCAGGTGATAGCCAGATGGCTACTTCAATGCTGTTTGAGATTCGAAGCAAAGTAGAGCTGTCCAACACTATTATAACCGATATCGTCGCAAAAAATCTACATAAGATTTCTAAG CTCGAGGAAGCTGATGTGAAGATGCAACTCTTGGAGTCATTCACACCTGATGATGCCTTTATGTTTGGATCACGACCAAATGTTGAACCTCAACCAAACCAAAGTGTCTCTAAGGAATCGCTATCCTTCGATGAG GACATACCTGCAGGTTCAATGGCTGAGGACGAAGTGACGAGTGAACTCTCTGTGCGTTTTCCTCCAAGAGGATCTCCTTCACCATCTATTCCTCAAGTTATCAGCATTGGCCAGCTTATGGAATCT GCGCTTGAGGTGGCTGGTCAAGTAGTTGTGTCATCTGTCTCTACTTCACCGCTTCCTTATGACACAATGACTAACCGCTGTGAAACATTTGGGACTGGTACTAGACAGAAGCTCTCAAGGTGGTTGGCTACTGAGAACCGCCAGATGAATGGTCTCTACAGAAACTCACCAGAGGAATCATATGCACTTGAGAAG GTAGTAGAAGATGGGAACATCTATGGAAGAGAATCTGGAGTGTTGCAGGATTCATGGTCCATGATGAGACTACCTCCAGCTAGTCCCTTTGACAATTTCCTCAAAGCAGCAGGAGCTGGAAGATGA